A genomic stretch from Nymphaea colorata isolate Beijing-Zhang1983 unplaced genomic scaffold, ASM883128v2 scaffold0738, whole genome shotgun sequence includes:
- the LOC116245555 gene encoding LOW QUALITY PROTEIN: proteasome subunit beta type-7-B-like (The sequence of the model RefSeq protein was modified relative to this genomic sequence to represent the inferred CDS: substituted 1 base at 1 genomic stop codon), with protein MTKLFTNDQYVLRFEARLISQNKDEHNRKFIVSFYCGDDTVQVYQSADKNSGIWGGKFLERKKHNHKTEGSTCESVLTSSQTLISRPRNKLLEEKKAIKSLSYKKTGTTIVGVKFAEGVVLAADTRATGGSIVVEKNCEKIHYIAPNIYACGAGTAADTQFVNLFMSSNLELQRLNSGRQTRVSSYITSTASLLYRYQGHLGAYLIVGGYDVLGAHLVIYSYLPFATMGSGSLHAMTIFESKYKDDMTREXAVNLCIEAISAGIYHDLGSGSHVDYCVITKDKSEMFRNAVTNDKLHDISV; from the exons ATGACCAAGCTGTTCACCAACGACCAGTACGTGCTGCGTTTCGAGGCCAGGCTGATCTCGCAGAACAAGGACGAGCACAACCGCAAGTTCATCGTTTCCTTCTACTGCGGCGACGACACCGTGCAGGTCTACCAGAGCGCCGACAAGAATTCAGGCATCTGGGGCGGCAAGTTCCTCGAGAGGAAGAAGCACAACCACAAGACCGAGGGCAG TACATGCGAGAGCGTCCTGACAAGTTCCCAGACGTTAATCTCTAGGCCACG AAACAAACTCCTGGAGGAAAAAAAAGCCATCAAGTCCCTCTCCTACAAAAAGACAGGCACCACCATCGTGGGTGTGAAGTTCGCGGAAGGAGTGGTGCTGGCTGCCGATACCAGAGCGACTGGCGGCTCCATCGTCGTCGAAAAGAACTGCGAGAAGATTCACTATATCGCTCCCAACATATACGCATGCGGCGCCGGCACAGCTGCAGACACCCAATTCGTCAACCTCTTCATGTCCTCCAACCTCGAACTGCAGCGTCTCAACTCCGGCAGACAGACCAGAGTCAGCTCCTACATCACCTCCACTGCGAGTCTTTTGTACCGCTACCAGGGCCACCTGGGCGCCTACCTCATCGTCGGCGGTTACGACGTGCTGGGAGCGCATTTGGTGAT TTACTCCTACCTGCCCTTCGCGACGATGGGAAGCGGTTCTTTGCACGCGATGACTATTTTCGAATCGAAGTACAAGGACGACATGACTCGCGAGTAGGCGGTTAACCTCTGCATTGAGGCCATCTCAGCCGGTATCTACCACGATTTGGGATCGGGATCGCACGTGGACTACTGCGTCATCACCAAGGACAAGTCGGAAATGTTCAGAAATGCCGTCACCAACGATAAGTTGCATGATATCAGTGTGTGA